Proteins from a single region of Luteitalea sp.:
- a CDS encoding family 43 glycosylhydrolase, with translation MRLASVSLIVLATVAAGRGAPEGPAYRNPVIPGDHPDPSVIRVEDTYWLTHTSGKQVPTFPLYSSDDLVNWTRVGYVFETPPAWTSGSYWAPEIAEHRGRYFIYYTARKQKGPLCVGVATAPEPAGPYVDHGPLVCQELGSIDAAPATDEQGRRYLIWKEDGNSQKKPTPLWAQPLSADGTRLEGEPTEILRNEAPWEGHLVEGPYILRRDGWFYLFYSARGCCGERCDYRLGVARSRKLLGPWERNAANPILPANDLWRCPGHGSIVSDARGRTYLLYHAYKPNEFKTGRQALLDEVVWGDDGWPTINEGQGPSDKVTR, from the coding sequence ATGCGACTCGCATCCGTCTCCCTCATCGTCCTCGCAACTGTGGCCGCTGGTCGGGGAGCGCCGGAGGGGCCTGCCTATCGCAACCCCGTCATTCCCGGTGATCATCCAGACCCGTCGGTGATTCGTGTCGAAGACACCTATTGGTTGACGCACACGTCGGGCAAGCAGGTGCCGACCTTCCCGCTGTACTCATCGGACGATCTAGTCAACTGGACGCGCGTTGGCTACGTGTTCGAGACACCGCCCGCGTGGACGTCTGGCAGCTACTGGGCGCCGGAGATCGCCGAGCACCGCGGCCGCTACTTCATTTACTACACGGCACGGAAGCAGAAAGGCCCCCTTTGCGTGGGGGTGGCGACGGCGCCAGAGCCCGCCGGGCCGTACGTCGATCACGGGCCGCTCGTGTGCCAAGAGCTGGGATCGATCGACGCCGCACCGGCAACGGACGAACAGGGCAGGCGGTATCTCATCTGGAAGGAGGACGGCAACAGCCAGAAGAAGCCCACGCCGCTTTGGGCACAGCCGCTCTCTGCGGATGGCACGCGACTAGAGGGGGAGCCGACAGAGATCTTGCGCAACGAAGCGCCGTGGGAGGGACACCTCGTCGAGGGGCCGTACATACTCCGTCGCGACGGGTGGTTCTATCTCTTTTATTCGGCGCGCGGCTGTTGCGGCGAGCGATGTGATTACCGGCTCGGCGTTGCCCGATCTCGGAAGCTGCTCGGACCCTGGGAGCGCAACGCCGCCAATCCCATTCTGCCGGCCAACGACCTGTGGCGCTGTCCTGGCCATGGCTCCATTGTTTCCGATGCGCGCGGGCGTACCTATCTCCTCTATCACGCCTACAAGCCGAACGAATTCAAGACCGGTCGACAAGCCCTGCTCGACGAGGTGGTCTGGGGTGACGATGGCTGGCCGACGATTAACGAAGGGCAGGGCCCGAGTGACAAGGTGACAAGGTGA
- the rsfS gene encoding ribosome silencing factor — translation MTKTKVSSTKKGAQPDFPDPVGACVEAALDKKATDVTVLDLRHAGAFADYFVLCSGTSARQVKAIVDSIEERLRQHGVRPSHIEGYDRAEWVLIDCFDLIVHVFTAETRTFYGLERLWGSAVRLDMGDASERPSRMAAGRSASLS, via the coding sequence ATGACCAAGACTAAGGTGAGCAGCACGAAGAAGGGCGCTCAGCCCGATTTCCCGGATCCAGTCGGTGCTTGTGTCGAAGCGGCCCTCGACAAGAAGGCCACCGATGTGACGGTCCTCGACCTGCGACACGCTGGCGCGTTTGCCGACTATTTCGTGCTCTGCTCCGGCACCAGTGCACGGCAGGTCAAGGCGATCGTGGATTCAATCGAAGAGCGGCTGCGCCAGCACGGCGTGCGGCCGTCTCACATCGAAGGCTATGACCGCGCAGAGTGGGTCCTCATTGACTGCTTCGATCTCATTGTCCATGTCTTCACAGCGGAGACACGGACATTCTATGGGCTCGAGCGCCTCTGGGGCAGCGCCGTCCGCCTCGACATGGGCGACGCCAGCGAACGGCCCTCCCGAATGGCCGCCGGGCGTTCCGCCAGCCTGTCGTGA
- the obgE gene encoding GTPase ObgE, which yields MFVDEVEISVSAGDGGRGCVSFRREKYVPRGGPNGGDGGAGGSVQLEASLHLNTLVSYRFHPAFDAERGAHGEGSNRTGRSGRALVLEVPVGTVAYVQTPDGLRQVADLTQVGTRVCVARGGRGGRGNARFATSTNRAPRRAEPGEPGEAVRLHLRLKLLADVGLVGFPNVGKSTLIARISAARPKIGDYPFTTLTPNLGVVSMSNDRSFVVADVPGLMEGAHEGHGLGDRFLGHVERTKVLVHVVDVSETSGREPPQDLDVIRRELARYVPNAETVDPAHVPLSARPQIVAASKIDLLQDAARLTALRDKAAALGLDCYPVSGVTGEGLPDLLEAMWRYMATGSTPRSTSPIPDS from the coding sequence ATGTTCGTTGACGAAGTCGAGATCTCCGTTTCGGCCGGCGATGGCGGGCGCGGGTGCGTCAGCTTTCGCCGGGAGAAGTACGTGCCGCGCGGCGGTCCCAACGGTGGCGATGGGGGCGCTGGCGGCTCGGTCCAGCTCGAAGCCAGCCTCCATCTGAACACCCTGGTGAGCTATCGGTTCCACCCGGCGTTCGACGCCGAGCGTGGGGCTCACGGCGAGGGTTCCAACCGCACTGGACGCAGCGGCCGCGCTCTCGTCCTCGAGGTGCCCGTTGGCACCGTCGCCTACGTGCAGACGCCCGACGGTCTGCGGCAGGTCGCCGATCTCACCCAGGTCGGGACGCGCGTGTGCGTCGCGCGGGGAGGACGCGGGGGTCGTGGTAACGCGCGGTTTGCCACGTCGACCAACCGGGCCCCGCGCCGTGCCGAGCCTGGCGAGCCTGGTGAGGCGGTCCGCCTGCACCTGCGTCTCAAGCTGCTTGCCGATGTTGGCCTCGTTGGCTTCCCCAATGTCGGCAAGTCCACGCTCATCGCGCGCATCTCGGCGGCGCGGCCGAAGATTGGCGATTACCCGTTCACCACCCTCACCCCCAACCTGGGCGTCGTCTCGATGTCGAACGACCGCAGCTTCGTCGTTGCCGATGTGCCGGGTCTCATGGAGGGCGCGCACGAGGGCCACGGTCTGGGCGATCGGTTCCTGGGTCACGTCGAGCGGACGAAGGTGCTCGTTCATGTGGTCGACGTCTCTGAAACATCAGGGCGCGAGCCGCCACAGGACCTCGACGTGATTCGACGGGAGCTCGCTCGCTACGTGCCGAACGCGGAGACGGTCGACCCGGCACACGTGCCGCTGAGCGCGCGGCCGCAGATCGTCGCGGCGTCGAAGATCGACTTGCTGCAGGACGCGGCCAGGCTCACCGCTCTCCGGGACAAAGCCGCCGCGCTTGGTCTCGACTGCTATCCGGTCTCGGGTGTCACCGGCGAAGGCCTCCCCGACCTGTTGGAAGCAATGTGGCGTTACATGGCCACCGGCTCGACACCGCGCTCGACTTCGCCGATTCCCGATTCCTGA
- a CDS encoding tetratricopeptide repeat protein — MGMRSMFSALVLAALLVPAPARAEPRDDARAQVEFGILMAQKGLWKEALYRWERAVQIDPTYAAAYNNLAVAYEHAGAFGKARQAYERALELEPTNVQIEQNYDLFREINDRAHSSSTR, encoded by the coding sequence ATGGGCATGCGTTCCATGTTCTCGGCACTGGTGCTTGCGGCGCTCCTGGTACCAGCGCCGGCTCGGGCCGAGCCGCGCGACGATGCGAGGGCGCAGGTAGAGTTCGGGATCCTGATGGCCCAGAAGGGCCTCTGGAAGGAGGCGCTCTATCGCTGGGAGCGGGCCGTCCAAATCGATCCCACCTATGCCGCGGCTTACAACAACCTCGCTGTGGCGTATGAGCACGCAGGCGCCTTCGGCAAAGCGCGGCAAGCGTACGAGCGGGCGCTCGAGCTCGAGCCGACGAACGTCCAGATTGAGCAGAACTACGATCTGTTCAGAGAGATCAATGACCGCGCGCACAGCAGCTCGACTCGCTAG
- the rpmA gene encoding 50S ribosomal protein L27 produces the protein MAHKKGQGSSRNGRDSAAQRLGVKRFDGNVVSGGSILVRQRGRRFRPGLNVGLGKDDTLFAKMTGVVRFEDHGAHGRVISVLPATTDSDQASEPDVR, from the coding sequence ATGGCACACAAAAAAGGACAAGGAAGCTCTCGTAATGGACGCGACAGTGCTGCGCAGCGGCTGGGCGTCAAGCGATTCGACGGCAATGTCGTCTCTGGCGGGTCGATCCTCGTGCGGCAGCGCGGACGTCGGTTTCGGCCGGGGCTGAACGTCGGGCTCGGCAAAGATGACACGCTCTTTGCCAAGATGACCGGCGTGGTTCGCTTCGAGGACCATGGTGCGCACGGCCGGGTCATCAGTGTGTTGCCGGCCACGACTGATTCGGATCAGGCTTCAGAGCCTGATGTTCGTTGA
- the nadD gene encoding nicotinate-nucleotide adenylyltransferase, translated as MLLGILGGTFDPIHCGHLDAAEAARVSLGLDEVWMMPARVPPLRELPVAPAWHRFAMAALAVNGRPHFRVSDIELHREGTSYTWDTLQQLYTLGYNGSEIFFITGVDAILKLATWHRYPALLDACHFVAVARPGVAASTLADALPEAADRVVVGGTRRDISVGAAGERCRIWLVDVPTAAVSSTDVRTRAARGEPLDGLVPPLVASHILQHDLYRSPSHSAGDLHDQD; from the coding sequence ATGTTGTTGGGCATCTTGGGTGGCACGTTCGATCCAATTCACTGCGGACACCTCGACGCGGCAGAGGCAGCACGCGTCAGCCTCGGCCTGGATGAGGTCTGGATGATGCCGGCGCGCGTCCCGCCGCTGCGTGAGCTGCCAGTCGCGCCAGCCTGGCACCGATTCGCCATGGCCGCGCTTGCCGTCAATGGTCGTCCTCACTTCCGCGTCTCGGATATCGAGTTACACCGGGAGGGAACCTCCTACACCTGGGACACGCTGCAGCAGCTTTACACGCTGGGCTACAATGGATCAGAGATTTTCTTCATCACGGGCGTAGACGCGATCTTGAAATTGGCCACCTGGCATCGCTATCCAGCCCTCCTCGACGCGTGTCACTTCGTGGCAGTGGCACGTCCCGGCGTCGCGGCGAGCACGCTCGCCGACGCCCTTCCGGAAGCCGCCGACCGCGTCGTGGTCGGGGGGACACGCCGCGACATATCTGTCGGGGCGGCGGGCGAACGCTGCCGTATTTGGCTCGTCGACGTCCCCACTGCCGCTGTCTCCTCGACCGACGTCCGGACGCGCGCCGCGCGTGGTGAGCCGCTGGACGGTCTGGTCCCTCCCCTGGTTGCGTCGCACATCCTTCAGCACGACCTGTATCGCTCCCCTTCGCATTCGGCAGGCGACTTGCATGACCAAGACTAA
- the dprA gene encoding DNA-protecting protein DprA — protein sequence MIPGAWPLLFSLFVYAAGSRDLQVEPVLPTEQVARSVQCTSPVYEPGVRSEGSSDPSVLAPHRPDPWSGKGPEGTVPNDLVDSVALSLAGRRQPALLARWLAEQGPGPGTEEARVSLPSASFEVRKQGSAPSFLLRGAPGRPWPEWRAEAVRTLDLARQAGLVPVTRADAAYPPRLATIVDPPVVLWVRGDPAALALPMVAVVGSRAATPYALEVAAVLARDLAAEGLAVVSGLARGVDAAAHRAALEAGRTVAVLGCGADVTYPAEHKALAQRIVRTGALVSELPPGTPPRAHHFPLRNRILSGLALAVVVVEASNRSGSLITARLALEQGRDVLAVPGNVLAEHNRGAHALLRDGARLVESVDDVLDEIGWRSQARGGGSMARTASDWLLAVMTPGDACDVDALVARTGRESAAVLERLLALELDGVVSRSAGRFTRRVTG from the coding sequence GTGATTCCGGGTGCCTGGCCTCTTCTTTTTTCGCTTTTCGTATACGCCGCCGGCTCGAGAGACCTTCAGGTCGAGCCCGTGCTACCTACGGAGCAGGTGGCACGCAGCGTCCAATGTACGAGCCCAGTGTACGAGCCCGGTGTACGTAGCGAGGGGTCTTCAGACCCCTCGGTCTTGGCCCCTCACCGGCCCGACCCTTGGTCGGGCAAGGGCCCGGAGGGAACCGTGCCCAACGACCTCGTGGATTCGGTTGCGTTGTCGCTCGCGGGACGCCGTCAGCCCGCCTTGCTGGCACGCTGGTTAGCGGAGCAGGGCCCCGGCCCGGGGACAGAGGAGGCACGTGTCTCTTTGCCAAGTGCCTCTTTCGAAGTACGAAAGCAGGGCTCCGCTCCCTCGTTTTTGCTGCGCGGCGCGCCGGGGCGACCCTGGCCCGAATGGCGAGCGGAGGCAGTGCGGACACTGGATCTGGCGCGGCAGGCGGGCCTGGTGCCGGTGACGCGAGCCGACGCTGCCTATCCGCCTCGGCTAGCGACGATCGTCGATCCTCCTGTTGTGCTCTGGGTCCGCGGCGATCCAGCGGCGCTGGCGCTACCGATGGTTGCGGTGGTAGGGTCGCGCGCGGCGACGCCGTACGCGCTCGAGGTGGCGGCCGTGCTGGCCCGAGACCTCGCCGCCGAAGGTCTCGCCGTCGTGAGCGGTCTGGCTCGAGGCGTGGATGCGGCGGCGCACCGGGCGGCGCTGGAAGCCGGCCGGACGGTTGCCGTGCTCGGGTGTGGCGCTGATGTGACGTATCCTGCGGAGCACAAGGCGCTCGCCCAGCGGATCGTGCGGACCGGCGCTCTGGTCAGCGAGCTCCCGCCGGGCACGCCGCCGCGGGCGCATCACTTTCCCCTCCGAAACCGCATCCTCAGCGGTCTGGCGCTTGCCGTTGTCGTGGTCGAGGCGTCGAATCGGAGCGGGTCGCTGATTACGGCACGCCTCGCGCTCGAACAGGGACGCGATGTCTTGGCGGTGCCGGGCAACGTGCTCGCTGAGCACAACCGGGGCGCCCATGCGCTCCTCCGTGATGGCGCACGGTTGGTCGAGAGCGTCGATGACGTGTTGGACGAAATCGGTTGGCGCTCACAGGCCCGCGGTGGCGGCTCGATGGCGCGCACGGCGAGCGACTGGTTGCTCGCCGTCATGACACCGGGCGACGCGTGCGACGTCGATGCGCTCGTTGCGCGCACCGGCCGTGAGAGCGCGGCGGTGCTCGAACGACTCCTCGCGCTGGAGCTCGACGGCGTCGTCTCTCGCAGCGCCGGCCGGTTCACGCGCCGGGTGACAGGGTGA
- the rplU gene encoding 50S ribosomal protein L21 — translation MFAVIQSGGRQVRVVPGTVVTVDRLAAEPGQEVHFERVLLVGPDGSDAKGEVVVGRPFVANVRVVGTVENEVRGPKIRVFKMKRRKGYRRTTGHRATLTRVAIREIVTDQ, via the coding sequence GTGTTTGCAGTCATTCAGAGCGGCGGCCGGCAGGTGAGAGTCGTCCCAGGGACCGTGGTGACCGTCGATCGGTTGGCCGCGGAGCCGGGGCAGGAGGTGCACTTCGAGCGCGTGCTCCTCGTAGGCCCCGACGGCAGTGACGCGAAGGGTGAGGTGGTCGTCGGCCGCCCGTTCGTCGCCAATGTGCGCGTGGTAGGCACCGTCGAGAACGAAGTCAGGGGGCCGAAGATCCGCGTCTTCAAGATGAAGCGACGCAAGGGCTACCGCAGAACGACTGGGCACCGCGCCACCCTGACGCGTGTCGCGATTCGAGAGATCGTGACGGACCAGTAA
- a CDS encoding ComF family protein: MSSQRRHGHSMGSSASGAAPSASTWATPANGPPEWPPGVPPACREAIDGLLAVLLAPRCVVCEELLDHPSSDLVCPRCWCRLAVFTPPVCESCGLPVLRARLCGPCHAGRFFTHIARLRTLGPYEGTLRRILHAFKYDSRRTLATRLGPLLQAHSADVLEGAHLVVPVPLHAARLRERGFNQAADLASTLPLPHMDVLARVVATRSQTGLSAEQRRRNLRGAFDLRRKTSLLGFARRSPMDTLASRVVRDHVVVLVDDVCTTGATLEACARVLLQAGAREVRALTVARALLSKGDRGDRVTR; this comes from the coding sequence ATGTCTTCACAGCGGAGACACGGACATTCTATGGGCTCGAGCGCCTCTGGGGCAGCGCCGTCCGCCTCGACATGGGCGACGCCAGCGAACGGCCCTCCCGAATGGCCGCCGGGCGTTCCGCCAGCCTGTCGTGAGGCGATCGACGGCCTGCTTGCCGTCCTCCTCGCGCCGCGCTGCGTCGTCTGCGAGGAGCTGCTCGACCACCCCAGCTCCGACCTCGTGTGTCCCCGATGTTGGTGCCGGCTGGCAGTCTTCACGCCGCCGGTCTGCGAATCGTGCGGACTGCCGGTGTTGCGCGCCCGCCTCTGTGGTCCATGTCATGCCGGCAGATTCTTCACACACATCGCGCGCCTGCGCACGCTCGGCCCGTACGAGGGCACCCTCCGCCGGATACTGCACGCCTTCAAGTACGACAGCCGCCGGACTCTCGCGACGCGGCTCGGGCCGTTGCTCCAGGCACACAGCGCCGACGTTCTCGAGGGCGCCCACCTCGTCGTGCCGGTGCCGTTGCACGCGGCGCGGCTGAGAGAACGGGGCTTCAATCAAGCCGCGGACCTGGCGTCGACACTCCCATTGCCACACATGGATGTTCTTGCACGAGTCGTTGCGACTCGCTCGCAGACGGGTCTCTCCGCCGAGCAGCGACGGCGAAACCTGCGCGGGGCGTTTGACCTGCGGCGCAAGACGTCTCTCCTGGGATTTGCACGCAGGTCACCCATGGACACACTCGCCTCTCGCGTTGTCCGAGACCATGTCGTGGTGCTCGTCGACGATGTGTGTACGACGGGTGCGACGCTCGAGGCATGCGCACGGGTGCTGCTGCAGGCTGGTGCGCGCGAGGTGAGGGCGTTGACCGTCGCCCGCGCGTTGCTGAGCAAGGGTGATAGGGGTGACAGGGTGACCAGGTGA